CCTCGCCGCCCCAGCGGTACGGGGTGCCCAGCAGCGCCATGGCGCGCTTGAGCACGGACTGGACCTTGTCGCCGCCCGGGACCACGCCTTCGCGCGGGACCGGCTGGGATACGTCGTAATTGGCCAGCAGGCGGCTGATGTCGCCGGCGAACATCGCCGAGCGGTCCATCAGCGGAATGGTGTCGTTGGCGGCCAGGTGCGGCAGCAGGGCGGCCAGCGTGGCGCTGGCGGCGGCGTCGGCCTTGCTGCGCGTCGGCGCGGGGGCCTGGGCAACGGCCGGCTTGGCCGAGGCGACGGGAGTGGAGGTCTGCGCGGTCGCCGGTGCGGTGGTCGCGGTGGCGCCAACCTGGGCCGGAGCGGGAGCGACGGTCGCGATCGCTTCCGGGACGACGGTGTCGGCGGGAGCGGTCTGGGCCAGGGCCGGGAGGGCCGAGAAACAGAGCGAGGCGGTGCAGAAGAGGCGGAAAGCGGTCCGGCGGGGAACGGCGGGCTTGCCTGGAGAGGTCTGGGCTTCGGTCGTCACGCTTGGATCACAAAATAAAACGATGGGGGATCATGCCTTGTAGACAGAAATAGGAAGTTCAAATAAGGTTAAAATTTCGTAAT
This genomic stretch from Xanthomonas sacchari harbors:
- a CDS encoding C40 family peptidase — protein: MTTEAQTSPGKPAVPRRTAFRLFCTASLCFSALPALAQTAPADTVVPEAIATVAPAPAQVGATATTAPATAQTSTPVASAKPAVAQAPAPTRSKADAAASATLAALLPHLAANDTIPLMDRSAMFAGDISRLLANYDVSQPVPREGVVPGGDKVQSVLKRAMALLGTPYRWGGEDTEGFDCSGLVGYVFRTALGIELPRVSREMAREANAQLIKDRDALAPGDLVFFGRKGRVDHVGLYVGEGRFLHAPSRGKDVRVDTLTSGYWGEKFVQARRVAM